In Devosia sp. 1566, a single genomic region encodes these proteins:
- a CDS encoding putative N-acetylmannosamine-6-phosphate 2-epimerase produces MSLRLQQGSLIVSCQARADNPLHGPQFMGAMALAARDGGASAIRANGPEDVRAVKAAGLQVIGIHKVFSPDVPVYITPTIAAADALAEAGADIIALDCTPRPRHGDEPAAIIAHIRDRLGLESFADVSALEEGIAAAAMGATYVSTTLSGYTEYTQPKPDLPDFELIRALVATIKTPIIAEGRFNTPELAQAAIAAGAYAVVVGTMITNPREITRGFARAVAEAH; encoded by the coding sequence ATGAGCCTGCGCCTGCAACAGGGTAGCCTCATCGTGTCCTGCCAGGCCCGGGCCGACAATCCCCTGCATGGTCCCCAGTTCATGGGCGCCATGGCCCTGGCCGCACGCGATGGGGGCGCCAGCGCCATTCGCGCCAACGGGCCTGAGGATGTGCGCGCCGTCAAAGCTGCGGGTCTGCAGGTGATCGGTATCCACAAGGTCTTTTCCCCCGACGTGCCCGTCTACATCACCCCCACCATCGCGGCCGCCGATGCCTTGGCCGAAGCAGGTGCCGATATCATCGCGCTTGATTGCACCCCCCGTCCCCGCCATGGCGACGAACCCGCAGCGATCATCGCCCATATCCGCGACCGGCTGGGGCTCGAAAGCTTTGCGGATGTGTCAGCCCTTGAGGAAGGCATCGCGGCCGCGGCGATGGGCGCGACCTATGTGTCGACGACGCTCTCCGGCTACACCGAATACACCCAGCCCAAGCCTGACCTGCCCGACTTCGAGCTGATCCGTGCGCTGGTGGCCACCATCAAGACGCCCATCATCGCCGAAGGCCGCTTCAACACGCCCGAACTGGCCCAGGCCGCGATCGCTGCTGGCGCCTATGCCGTGGTGGTTGGCACCATGATCACCAATCCGCGCGAGATCACCCGCGGCTTTGCCCGGGCGGTTGCCGAGGCACATTGA
- a CDS encoding BadF/BadG/BcrA/BcrD ATPase family protein, with protein sequence MAGFLGIDIGGTASRWVLVDATGTPLARGSAAGATGHLFNPAERERLATTLAAIAAALPQEPIHATCLGITGLGQSVHEEARQLVASSFKLQAGAIRLIDDMELAFRAAFAPGEGHLISAGTGSIGLHLDANGTMLRVGGRGLLIDDGGSGTWIALTALDQLYRRIDATGGPADAAILARELFAEMGGDHWDQTRAFVYGSDRGRIGTLAQAVARAATAGDPLATEVLERAADELARLAKALIGRAGRLPVAFVGGITTLHPLIKSGLTAALPETSVSFPQIDAASHAAQWARTTHQQEAPL encoded by the coding sequence ATGGCAGGCTTCCTAGGCATCGACATCGGCGGCACCGCCTCGCGCTGGGTGCTGGTGGATGCAACTGGCACCCCGCTCGCCCGTGGTTCGGCCGCCGGTGCCACCGGCCATCTCTTTAATCCCGCTGAACGCGAGCGACTGGCCACCACCCTCGCCGCTATCGCCGCAGCGCTCCCTCAAGAGCCCATCCATGCTACCTGCCTGGGCATTACGGGGCTGGGCCAAAGCGTGCATGAAGAGGCGCGCCAGCTGGTCGCCAGCAGCTTCAAGCTCCAGGCAGGTGCCATCCGCCTCATCGATGACATGGAACTGGCCTTTCGCGCCGCCTTTGCTCCGGGCGAAGGGCACCTCATCTCGGCGGGAACTGGCTCGATCGGGCTGCATCTCGATGCCAACGGCACCATGCTCCGGGTCGGCGGTCGCGGGCTCCTGATCGATGACGGCGGCTCGGGCACCTGGATCGCCCTGACCGCGCTTGATCAACTCTATCGCCGCATCGATGCCACCGGCGGCCCCGCCGATGCCGCCATCCTCGCGCGCGAACTCTTTGCCGAGATGGGCGGCGATCACTGGGACCAGACCCGCGCCTTTGTTTATGGAAGCGACCGCGGCCGCATCGGCACCCTCGCCCAGGCCGTGGCCCGCGCCGCGACTGCCGGCGATCCACTGGCAACCGAGGTCCTCGAGCGCGCCGCCGATGAACTCGCCCGCCTCGCCAAGGCGCTGATTGGCCGTGCCGGCAGGCTCCCCGTCGCCTTTGTGGGTGGGATCACGACGCTCCACCCCCTGATCAAATCCGGCCTGACCGCTGCCCTACCGGAAACATCAGTCAGTTTCCCCCAGATCGACGCCGCCAGCCACGCTGCCCAATGGGCCAGAACCACTCACCAACAGGAGGCCCCTTTATGA
- a CDS encoding N-acetylmuramic acid 6-phosphate etherase yields MSHTTESASLRFANLEDWSSTDLVAGILEGQFSAISAVQAASAPIAEAIDRGAERLARGGRLVYLGAGTSGRIATQDAAELPPTFNWPYERALSLMAGGEDAVFRAAEGAEDSEQLAIEALEGIGVNENDVVIALAASGRTPYAIAGVQHARAKGALTISIFNNSGARLGEVADIAVLLDTGAEILSGSTRMKAGTAQKAALNCISTGVMIRLGFVYRGLMVEMRPTNTKLKDRAAKMVATLTDTDYATAAEALATAGGSIKIATVMLLKSLDRGDAEAALAGVDGNLRRALQ; encoded by the coding sequence ATGAGCCACACCACCGAATCCGCCTCCCTGCGCTTCGCCAATCTCGAAGACTGGTCCAGCACCGATCTGGTTGCCGGCATTCTGGAAGGCCAGTTCAGCGCCATCAGTGCCGTCCAGGCCGCCAGCGCCCCCATCGCCGAAGCCATTGACCGGGGCGCCGAACGGCTGGCCCGTGGTGGTCGCCTCGTTTACCTCGGCGCCGGCACCTCCGGGCGCATCGCCACCCAGGACGCTGCCGAACTGCCCCCCACTTTCAACTGGCCCTATGAGCGCGCCCTCAGCCTCATGGCGGGCGGGGAAGATGCCGTGTTCCGCGCCGCCGAAGGTGCCGAAGACAGCGAGCAGCTGGCCATCGAGGCTCTCGAGGGCATCGGCGTCAACGAAAACGATGTGGTGATTGCCCTCGCCGCTAGCGGCCGCACCCCCTATGCCATTGCCGGCGTCCAGCATGCCCGCGCCAAGGGCGCCTTGACGATCAGCATCTTCAACAACTCAGGCGCTCGCCTGGGCGAAGTCGCCGATATCGCCGTGCTGCTCGATACCGGGGCCGAGATCCTTTCGGGCTCCACTCGCATGAAGGCTGGCACCGCGCAAAAGGCGGCGCTCAATTGCATCTCGACGGGCGTGATGATCCGGCTGGGCTTTGTGTATCGCGGCCTCATGGTCGAGATGCGCCCCACCAATACCAAACTCAAGGACCGCGCCGCCAAAATGGTCGCGACCCTGACCGACACCGATTACGCCACCGCCGCCGAGGCCCTCGCAACTGCGGGCGGCAGCATCAAGATCGCCACCGTCATGCTGCTCAAGTCGCTCGATCGGGGGGACGCGGAAGCCGCTCTGGCCGGCGTTGACGGCAATCTGCGCCGCGCCCTGCAATAG
- a CDS encoding DUF2312 domain-containing protein, with amino-acid sequence MSDAGIAGGRIRSFVERIEQIEGEIAELNEGKKEIFAEAKGEGFDVKVIREIIKLRKQDQDERDEHETLLDLYMRAMDRTDETEDAKAA; translated from the coding sequence ATGAGCGACGCTGGTATTGCGGGTGGACGGATCCGTTCCTTTGTTGAACGCATCGAGCAGATCGAAGGCGAGATCGCCGAACTCAACGAAGGCAAGAAAGAGATCTTTGCCGAAGCTAAGGGCGAAGGGTTCGACGTCAAGGTGATCCGCGAGATCATCAAGCTGCGCAAGCAGGACCAGGACGAGCGTGACGAGCACGAAACCCTGCTCGATCTCTATATGCGCGCTATGGACCGCACTGACGAGACCGAAGACGCCAAGGCAGCCTGA
- a CDS encoding phosphoribosyltransferase → MEPHSFWQQIVPKGTYPGDPEAGYFGGYPAQLADGRELLLPIRVLPGDGTRAVASLIINQASFAVEDALAEQLTGLLAPHAPDVVVGVPTLGLPLANNVARRLGHPRMVALGTSRKFWYVEDLSEPISSITSPGLGKTMFVDPRMLPLLEGKRVAVIDDVISSGTSTAAVLRLLGKAGIEPVVIGVAMLQGTRWQEPLAPWRERIVAPLSSPLLQRTGEGPWRPLPNGTS, encoded by the coding sequence ATCGAACCACACAGCTTTTGGCAGCAGATCGTGCCGAAGGGCACTTATCCCGGCGACCCGGAAGCCGGCTATTTCGGGGGCTATCCGGCCCAACTTGCGGATGGGCGTGAATTGCTGCTGCCCATTCGCGTCCTGCCCGGCGATGGCACCAGGGCGGTTGCTTCCCTGATCATCAACCAGGCGAGCTTTGCCGTGGAAGATGCACTGGCCGAGCAATTGACGGGGCTGCTCGCCCCTCATGCGCCCGATGTGGTGGTTGGGGTGCCGACGCTTGGTTTGCCGCTTGCCAATAATGTGGCGCGCCGGCTCGGGCACCCCCGGATGGTGGCGCTCGGAACTTCGCGCAAGTTCTGGTATGTCGAGGATCTCTCCGAGCCGATCAGCTCGATCACGAGCCCTGGGTTGGGCAAGACCATGTTCGTTGATCCGCGCATGCTGCCCCTGCTGGAGGGCAAGCGGGTGGCGGTGATCGACGATGTGATCAGCTCGGGCACCTCGACAGCAGCCGTGCTGCGGCTGCTAGGGAAGGCCGGGATCGAGCCGGTGGTGATCGGGGTGGCGATGCTGCAGGGCACGCGTTGGCAGGAGCCGCTGGCGCCCTGGCGGGAACGCATCGTGGCCCCGCTGTCTTCGCCCTTGCTGCAGCGGACGGGCGAGGGCCCCTGGAGACCATTGCCGAATGGGACCAGCTGA